The Thermoplasmatales archaeon genome includes the window AGCTATCTTGGTCCCCTGGGCCGATAATGTCTGGTCGAGACTGAGCAGCATTGCCCTCCCCTTCTATTATTTTGCCCTCAGACAGTGCCATCTTTTTCAGAGATTTCCTGTCTATATTAAAATAGCGAAAAAATTCCTTCGTGACTGAGAATAGTTCTGTATTCCGATATTTCTTTGCAGAAAGGAGCTTTCTTGACTCTAACCTTTGCAAGATCTCACGTGATTTCTCCCCAAACTTCTGGAGTATGTCCCCTCTTTTGCAATTGTCATTGGCGGCAATGAATCCCAATATGCCTATTTCAGTCTTATCAAGTTCCCTCTTGGAAACAGGTATGACTAAATCAGAGAATTCCGATTTAAGCTGAAGTTTATAACGTATTCCTGTTCTAACGATGCACAACGAAGTCTTTCTATTATTATATTCCTTTATTAATTTTTTCAATGCCGTTGCAACAGCTACCCTATCCTCTTTCAATGCAAAGGCTATATCGTCCGCAGAAAGTGGGTTTTCTGAGGCGTATAACACCGCTTCTATCTTTTCACCCAGATCCATGTTACGTAATAGGTTCGCTGTATTATTAACCCTTAGTTTTAAAACAAGGTAAATGAAATTAAAATACATGTTTTTAATATGACCTCATGTCGACTAATATAAATATTGATAATCCGGAAGGAAGTGTTTCTGGTACCGGAAAAGCTCGGATCAATGCTGATCTGAAGCCTTCAGCAATGTTTTACATCTGGTTTGCAGCCAATCTCACTATCGGAGATTTTGCTATTGGATTCATTCCTGTTTCCCTCGGAACGCCGCTAAATCTTTCTATCCTGGCTCTCGTCTTAGGGAACGTAACAGGTGGCGCTCTTCTCGCTTACATGAGCATAGTTGGTGTCAGGACCAGAAAAATGCAGATGGCACAGAGCCTGGGCCCATTCGGCGCCATCGGATCTAAGATTATGGCTGTGCTTCAATGGGGGAATACTCTTGGCTGGCTCACCGTAAATCTTGTCCTGGCATCCTTTGCTATCGTTGTCATCTTTAAGAATCTCTATTTTGTAGTGCCCATCCTGCTTATTGCAGCAATAGTGTTTGCCCTATCGTATTTCGGCCATAAGGCAATAAAGTCCTTTGAGACTGTTATGGCTGCAGTGCTTGGAATAATGTTTGCTGCGATCACCATTGAGTGGATTATTCATCCATCAGGCATTGGATCCTACCATCCGCCTGTAAGCTCTGGTGCATTTGTTGGCTTTGGAATAACGGTAGCAGCTTCCTTCTCGTACATTATGTCATGGGGGCCTTATGCATCAGACTATTCCAGATTTGTTACCAGAGCGAAGCAAAAATCGACATTCTCCTTCGTTTTTCTTGGAAGCGTGCTTGCATCGTTCTGGGTGGAGATGCTTGGTGTTTTAATCGGTATAGCATCTTTCACATACCTCTCTTCACCAGATTTTAACCCGGCAACGGCACTTGCAAGATTCCTTGGACCTTT containing:
- a CDS encoding SMC-Scp complex subunit ScpB, with amino-acid sequence MDLGEKIEAVLYASENPLSADDIAFALKEDRVAVATALKKLIKEYNNRKTSLCIVRTGIRYKLQLKSEFSDLVIPVSKRELDKTEIGILGFIAANDNCKRGDILQKFGEKSREILQRLESRKLLSAKKYRNTELFSVTKEFFRYFNIDRKSLKKMALSEGKIIEGEGNAAQSRPDIIGPGDQDSSNQSGN
- a CDS encoding cytosine permease: MSTNINIDNPEGSVSGTGKARINADLKPSAMFYIWFAANLTIGDFAIGFIPVSLGTPLNLSILALVLGNVTGGALLAYMSIVGVRTRKMQMAQSLGPFGAIGSKIMAVLQWGNTLGWLTVNLVLASFAIVVIFKNLYFVVPILLIAAIVFALSYFGHKAIKSFETVMAAVLGIMFAAITIEWIIHPSGIGSYHPPVSSGAFVGFGITVAASFSYIMSWGPYASDYSRFVTRAKQKSTFSFVFLGSVLASFWVEMLGVLIGIASFTYLSSPDFNPATALARFLGPFFVIGMVALFLGGLAANSINLYSNSSTMMVISKKVKRNIGLIIGSIASVSLGIVGYYSFYSFYETFLYMLDYWITPWLAILIMHYFVVARWDVNGVHGKKFTGMMSYAIAIIISIPFMSQAPYFVGPIARIFGGVDISYYISFAVAAILYVSLNRRKITYAAPSRTEGFS